In Leptolyngbya iicbica LK, one DNA window encodes the following:
- the sfsA gene encoding DNA/RNA nuclease SfsA, with protein sequence MSSNWSYAFPPLYPGKLLKRYKRFLADIELESGEIITAHCPNTGPMTGVCHVGSRVMVSRSDNPKRKLAYTWELTEVQDNEPTWVGTNTALPNRVIKSALEAHLFAELGDYGKVRSEVKYGTDGKSRIDFLLEGEGDRPIYVEVKNTTWAKERLALFPDTVTTRGQKHLREMTQLLPDARSVMLYFINRGDCTEFAPGDDADPEYGQLLRQAYAAGLEILPCRFEITPDKIQYLGLAKLAL encoded by the coding sequence ATGTCATCGAATTGGTCTTATGCTTTTCCGCCACTTTATCCAGGCAAGTTACTCAAGCGCTACAAACGATTCCTGGCTGATATTGAATTAGAGAGCGGCGAAATCATTACTGCTCACTGCCCCAATACTGGCCCGATGACGGGCGTTTGCCACGTGGGGAGCCGGGTCATGGTGTCGCGAAGTGATAATCCCAAACGCAAGCTAGCCTACACCTGGGAACTGACTGAGGTGCAGGACAATGAACCTACCTGGGTGGGGACGAATACGGCTTTGCCTAATCGCGTGATCAAATCAGCCTTAGAAGCTCACTTGTTTGCTGAGCTGGGTGACTACGGCAAGGTGCGGTCAGAAGTGAAATATGGCACGGACGGTAAAAGTCGCATCGATTTTTTGCTGGAAGGTGAGGGCGATCGCCCCATCTACGTTGAGGTCAAAAACACAACTTGGGCAAAAGAACGGTTGGCTTTATTTCCGGATACCGTCACGACCCGTGGACAAAAGCATCTGCGAGAGATGACTCAGCTGCTGCCTGATGCGCGATCGGTCATGCTGTATTTCATCAATCGTGGTGACTGCACAGAATTTGCCCCAGGCGACGATGCGGATCCAGAGTATGGTCAGCTGCTGCGACAAGCTTATGCTGCGGGCCTGGAAATTTTGCCGTGCCGATTTGAGATCACCCCTGACAAAATTCAATACCTTGGATTGGCTAAACTCGCTTTATAA
- a CDS encoding DUF2811 domain-containing protein translates to MLSEIPEDLHNSLAVFLEKHPDWDQDRVFSAAISLFLLQNGRRDSATSRTYLDTLFDTAA, encoded by the coding sequence ATGCTTTCCGAAATACCCGAAGATTTGCACAACTCCTTAGCTGTTTTCCTGGAAAAGCATCCAGACTGGGATCAGGATCGTGTATTTTCAGCAGCTATTTCTCTGTTCCTGTTACAGAATGGCAGACGTGATAGCGCAACTTCACGCACATATCTGGACACTTTATTTGACACTGCAGCGTGA